The genomic segment TTCAGATTTCCCTGGTGTGTACACTGCTGTCACCAAATACATAGGTTGGATCTTAGACAATATAAGGGAGTAAAATCCAATATTATACTGTAATATTATAcgaatgaaatcttaaataaaacattttgaactAATAATCTTCTTTTTAGTTTCCTTTCCATTAAAATTGGAAAacgattattatttcacatatacATAAGACTTGTTACAATCTTGTAAGAAGTAGACAAAAAAATCTAGACATCTAGGTCTGCTTCAAAGTCTAActgaatgattatttttaaaatttcaattatgtttaagtatttctttggttattaaagttctttttgtctttatattaagaataatactCAACATCCTTTGTAAAACTACGactagttttgttaaaattatcttactaTATAGCACCACAATAAATAGTAGTGACCACTTAAACCATTTTTACTACAttgaagatataatatatatataatttatagcatgtttatatataatataattacatagccaatataatattaaataatgatcatataagtttttattctttttatttaaataacaaaggtCGCTTTCAAGATCGAGAGGAGCTTTATAAAAAGCATTCatacacaaatttatttttttacacaagaAACCatatttttacgtaattaaattgatacattgtctttaattgaaaataataaataaagtataaattctaaatttaaatgtcagtATTGTACATctactttaaaaatgtattaattacgTAGTCATGTCTGGAATATCACCacgaaaattttcttttttttcgtGAGGCGCAAAACTTTCTTCACTCTTACTTAAAGTAAAATTCCTTTCTTGAACGGAATTTAAAGGTACAGCAGTTGTAGTTGTAGTTGTAGTATCCGTAATGTTAATTTCTCCGCTGGTAAATGAACTTCCAGTAGAAGATTGATTGTTTAATTCGGTTATACCTAATGGGTCTGTCATCCCTTTTGTTGCATTTTTGACATCTGATtcatttagaataatattacttgAGGTTGTGATTTCAAGACTGTTGGTAAAAATTGGTAGCTCTTTTGTTTTCCCCTCTTCTGTTATTGGCGTAGAATCAGTCTGAGCAAGTGAAATAGGTGTCGTGGTTTGAAACGACACTATTTTTGAACTAGTAGAATCAGTTGAGGAGTTAAGTAATGACATTCCTCTTATAGACTCTGTTGTTACTGTTTCAGAAACAGCCAATGTGTCTATTGTATTGACAATTGGTGTAGCCATAGTAGTAGTGAGAGTAGAAACGGAAAAAGTAGCAGAATCAGTTGTATTAGTAGTTGTTGCATCAGTAGCAGTAATAGCTGGAGTTTGAGtagaattttgatttaaagtgGAGAAAGTACTAAAAACTAAACTTTTAGTAGAAGAAGCTGAACTTGTAGAAATAGCTGAACTTGTAGAAGTATCTAAAGTTGTAGAAATTGTAGAAGTAGCTGAAGGTGTATCTGAAATTGTAGAAGTAGCTGAATTTGTAAAAGTAACTGGAGTTGTAGAAGTAACTGAAGTTAAAGAAGTAGCTGATGTTGTAGATGTAGCTGAAATTGTAGAAGGTGCggaatttgtaaaaatagttGAAGTTGTAGGAGTAACTGGAGTTGTTGAAGTAGCCGAGGTTGTAGAAGTAGATATTCCTTCAGAGTTGTTCTTAGTTACAGTTAACTCAGGAGCTTTAGCGGATCCCACTTTACTTCTAATTTGTTCTTCGTCctgataattttgaatttttggaCCAGCTGGTGTTGCTTCTTCATTCCACTGTgatgaattttcattaaatttatctagAACGGGTTCCATATTACgtgaatatatttgtttgtcacTGCGTATTGTTTCTGGGTTTTGAATTtgatcataatattttaaagggtATGGACTATACTGAGGtccgttaatatttaaataatctgaaTTGAGTTTTGTTCTGTAATTACACTCAtcagtgttatatatatacacgggtatattttgttgttgaaaAGTAACAAAAGGTTGTTTTTGCATATAACATGGTATTAATATCTTTGTTAATGTTCcctgataaatattttgattcatGTACTGAGGTGCAATTGTTGCTGgttgagaaataaaatattctggaACCGTATACATAATTCTGTGATTAGCTTGCGGTCGTTTGTAACCAAAAAGGTTAGCTATCATGTTTTTTACCCAAACTAAGTTACGTTTAGGTCTCTTCATGTTTAAACTCGCAGCTAACAATGCATTCACCATCAATATCActgactgaaaaaaaaatatactcgtGTTAAGAAATGTATCATAGAAGTGGCATCCGAAGAATGACAATCGAAAACTGCTGttatgttttgatttttttatattacaatataagagtaagaacaaaatacaaaattcaaaatcCATGACTTAATCGggtttttctaatataatttaaaaagtttaattgttAGTCAAGCAGCCGAGAATCTTTAAATGTTGCATTAAAACTGTAATGATTACTCAAAACCGAATTGCCGACCTTgtaaacagataaaaatatttaaatgaaactaatatttttcggataaactaggcggatttttattatttaaaaaaactacataatcccgacgtttcggttacttttcagcaaccgtgatcacgggtagacGAGATGTGACTCACtcaaacgtcgggattatgtagttttttaaaataataaaaatccgcgtagtttatccgaaaaatattagtttcatttaaatgaataaaactcgcaaaaATCTTGACCTCATAAGATAAaagtattgttaatatatacttttgtttacaattttacCTATTAGCCTTAATAATGGCTTGGAAGTACGAAATATAGGTTACAAAAACTACAAGGAGGAATTAGTGATCTAAGAAAATGCACAAATATCGTATAAAATTAAGGACCgcttttaaaatctattatcaaaattattttcatataactgAAATTACGATagccattaaaaaaattgttagacagaaaatattaactatatttactCACCAAAACGTAAACCAGTTTCATTTTTTCACAAACCCTCCTTCCGCTCAAGtggcaaataaattaataaatgtaagtaaTTCTATCTTACCTTTAAATAcgcatttaatataataatcataaatgtTCCCACCCCCCAAATGATGAATCaatttccttttaatattattagttaatggacattcatttataattagtcTTGGCCAAAAGGAcgataaataacaaagaaagatcattaattaaattattgtattacttataatgacattaaatagTTAACGTGGTTAGGAAAGTAATGATgcggtttaaaaaaaaattcccaggatttgtaaaaataaaagacataaaTCATATTGTTCAAACTTATATGAAAGTactgtaaattaattacaatctaCTTACAATAAACTTATGAATGACGtctcttaaaattaatggaaGACATGTAAATATCTTTCGGAGAGGTAACGTCCTTTtgcctttttaattataaaagaaaaagttaccTAAAAACGTCTAAAAAGTTCGACTGGCGGTATTAACTTTTTAGACAAACTgttaaatcaaacaaaaattactaaatgGTCTAAAAAATGTCCAATGGATATAAATGTATCAGCATAAGTGTTACGGCTTTCTTGCAAAAACAACTTTCTTTTGAgtaaaccaatatttttaacggATCTACATCAATTGCCTATTTCAAGAACCATTcacgaaaaaaattattaatttaaccaaAATATTCCTCGGTATAACTCACAagcaaataaaagatttatataaaggaaAACTCTATTTTTGCTTAcgtttaagaatattatcagAGTAAACCCATTCAAGGTTTCAAGGGCTCTTTTTGACAGAAATTAATATCGAAGAaagagaatattaatattgtcgaTCTAAGACACACACCAGAGCAATactcttaaaaatatgtttgtatatttttgaagcAACACCGCAAATAGTAGACTATCATACGGTGACGGTAGAGCCTATGTGAGTTTGCCATTGAATTAAAGTATACTAAGCACACCATGGAACATCAGTTTCGAAGACATGTCGAGAGTGCAGTGATGCATGGTGAGGCTGTGGTGAGCCGTGCAGCAGTTCACACATGAAGCTGATATAAGTGATCGCCAGGCGCAGGGTTTCGATGCGCGAGAGACGCTTCTCATATGCGAATGTTGGCACCTGGTTTTAGGATaagttcttattttataactcactaaaataacttcaattattgatatttggtttaataattacatcgGAATTAATTTGCCTTTTTCATGAGTCCCTATTCAAGTTTGGTAACAGGACAGATTTATGTTTTACTATGTCTGccgtgataaaaaattatgtgtcCATTAATCTCtatctaatttaataaaaataattgaaacctTATAttcttaagtaaaaaataattaatactatactaataaatttaaataagtttttgttttaagaattcataaggactataattttttttttagtttctaaCTAAACATGTAACATTCTTTAATGTAAGTGAATTTGACTGTTATTCGTTTCAGAGAAGACTTTGACCTAACAGTTAATACCCGTAACTCTAATAGGCTATTCAATTTTGTGACTGGTTATAAcgtaatgataatttaattagctTTCTTACATTTACTTAACAcgtaatcaatattaattacaatatactaAACTCTTAATCATGTTAATGGGTAGAGTTTAtggaattgatttaaattattacgtaaGCATATCACCTTACTATAGTCAGGTTACAAGAAAGCCCCATATAATTAATCTTCAAAaagtacaaaacaaatatacctATTTGCTTGCAGGTTATAATGGGATATCTATCAGAATTTTTAATgcctgttttaaaattatttcactaatCATTATTCCGcaatatgttttttcttagttgtaatatatttgttttaatcgaTAACTTACAAGCAACTATAAAAGgtgaaattcaattaaattctccaaaaatattttatgtataacaattagaaataaataataatgaatttattaaagtcaCTATTTCTTTATCAATCGTACTTACTTTCCGtcttaatttatcaaatgCCTCGTTAAGGTTGAACATTCGTCTTCGCTCGCGGATGTTGGCAGCGCGTCGTTGAGCGACGGAAGCCACGCGACGCCTCGGCTTCTTCCCGGGGGTGGACCTGGCACTGCTCCGTCCACATCCTGCCGCCGACCAAACTACACAAATAGTTATCCACATTTATTTCAAGCGAACTATgtagaaaaaattatgtatcttTATTATTGCAAAACATCTGCCCTGTATTAATTGCATCAGAAGCTAATTGTGTTAAAGGTTAATgagatttagaaaaaatatatatttaactctatagaagaaagatattttaacaaaaaccaaTATACACAGAAAAATTGGGGAAGATCTTTAGATGAAAATGAGGTAACAcagatatacatattacatactAGCTGTGCCTGCGACTTCGTTCGCGTGGAAAAGTTAATTTTGGTTAAATTTAACCCGCGTATAAGTGTGTAAGTACTGGGTCTTATAACCTTAAAAAGTTTCTAAGATTGTAGGCTATTCTAAAAACGGTAAAGTAATTACtctaaaatactaaaaaatcataaacgataccctaaagaaaattaaatacaacaaaaaaactcaaattaacaaaaaataagtaaactaAAACGAAATCATTCATCTAAGAAGTATTAAACGATGATATTCTGACACCGaccttttacaattttattatatgtattgatttgatttgatttgacGTGATAATGCGATTATTGacattgacatattttttttatttataaaccaattgaaataaaactaagactAAATGTTAATTCCAGCAAACCGCAACGCAATAGTGAGAACCGCATTCAATTAGGTTAAGCCGTTTTTGATATTAGCGCGTACAAACGTacagacaaacagacaaaaattctaaaaatgaTTGTTTTGGGTTCTATTGCGTGTATTTTCCCCTAGTaaagtttttcttatttatcttTCATGTACAGACACCGAccttttagaattttttttatgtattgatatGGTGATATGTcgattttgtaatatatcatataaaagatttgttaaaaataaggtGAAATGAATATTCAGAAACATTAAATGACCAAAAAGGATGCCTTTAAAAACACATTAGatacaaacttaaaatttcataaaatataataattatacagtGAAAAACTCAAGacaagcaaatatttttatgaaatatattctataaaaaatcaactgaatattttttttcctccaATAAAACACCATATAAgccaaagaaaataaactctTAAATGAGAATctcaaattttatcatattattgacATGAGCCAACCCTATGATCTCATATGCTAAATCTTCAAAGCAAATAGACTCGTTCTGTATTATTTCCCTCGTTGTCTGGACTATTTCCACTTTTGTATTTATGATCATTgagcattatataaatatgtttttgcatGTTATAGATGTATTCAAATACCATTGAAATATTACACCAGTATTAAAATTGTCTCAACCAAAATATATACCAATAGCGTACAAGAGCTAAGTTAGTTAGATTCCAATTTTATCCGtagaaatttcataattttaacactTCCGTATTGTCATAATACAATTAGTATGGAAGTTTTCAGATTCTTTAAACTTgtgaaaacaaattactaataaaattttctaagacATTTGTTGTTCAACGCGttcgatattaatatattcttttatataaaaattcttttcatagAAACGGAAAtagcaaattatataatcgAGAACATACGCAAAATTATAAGTTCAAGATATATGTGCCCTACTTCTACAGAAATCCAACGAATTGCAGACCTACTAGGAACTATTTCGCTAACACTATTTACATTGTATGTACAAGTTTCGTCTTACCCAGGTCGGCTGGTGGGAAGGCCAGGATTTCTGGATACGGCACAGAGGCTGGAGGGGCGTCCCACAACGACCCGTACGGGGACACCTCACTGCCCTGAGGTTACACCTTGCATTAAAATCTGCGACTCAAAGGTATTCTATTCTATCAGGGAAATATTGCCAAAAAACCTTTTGCAATAGAGATAACTCCAATGTGTACCTATTTAATCCACTAATCTGCATTGGAGCTGCgaatttctaaattttaaatcgaaGTAAATATTACTTCATACGGATGATGACGTTGTTAGATTCTGTTTTATGATAAGAAACATTCTTAAGGACTTTTATTGTCATACTTCTAacatacatttacataaattttataaccctttaagtatttaaaattaaatattgcgGGAAGTAAAAGATATAAGATAATCGGTAACATCGATAATGTCCCATAAATATTGGTGAAAACTCGGGTCTGTAAAATGTAAGTCTAACTAGTATGTTTAATCTAACTTTTTTCCTGATTGCACAGAGATTATcctaattttcatttatttaattagatgtatatagtaaataatatacaaacagAGGAGCTGTTCCAAACGTGCGGCGTCTCGCTGCCGTATGACATCAGCGGGAAATGAATCTTGAGTCCTGGTGTGCACTTCTAGACACAAAACACGCACTGCTCTGAAACAGCTTCCACCCTATCAGCTATGACAACTTATAGAAGCATAAGATAGGATCTAACTGAGGCCAAGTATCAAACAATACTACAtcaaaatgtaacattttcatGCTATCCCAAAAATATGTTccctgttttattaatatttttagtcaatgtaaagtagtttttatatgaaggACACAGGGTTTAATATTGTATGGTAAAACATAAAAGCACCCTTAACTGTGGCAACGTCAGATTTCACGAATCTGATTGGCGGTATTAAGGGTGAGTTTCGGTTGGACAGATCTGATTGGCTACATCAGGTGCAGGAGGTGGTTTCCATCGACCTAACTTACCATCTAGACTTATTGTAGAATATCCCAGAGcggattaatattaaaattattataagatactCGTTACAAAGGATGTAGATTGAATAGGTGGTGGTCTTAGTTTAAAGCAGGGAATCCCCTtttaggtatatttaaaaaaagaaaagcaaGTGAGCCCGTAACGTAATCAGTAAAAGTTTTATGTCAatcatatctttttaatatcttagatatatatatatatgtatgtatttgttaaatattaaaatatatatattacaataaattatgtaatgttaaaaatgtgtGATTTATTCCAttcaatactttataaaaattaaatagtagcTACCAATAACTCTGAAAACAGAAGTTTAATGATTAATGGATGTGGAGATGAATGGTAAatgagaaattttaataactctcCTAGCTCTTGTAATTCAAGTAGGCTCAAAAAAGACCTTTTTCTATTTTCGAATATCATTATCTATGACAttcgaatatttaaaaaatatatcttatgaTATCCACTAGCCAGGTTTAATTTTCCCCAGCTAGTGACAACTATAGTGAAGACCACAGTCTATGTATATTCTAGTCAATAATAATCTTAGGAAACGCTATGAGACATCAATACATCTGATCTACAATCTGTTATATATCTGCATTAACGTTTAAAACGACCGTTATAACGTTGCTTTTTACTCATAATTTGACGAGGatataaacattatcaaatactttttgttaacagataaatcaattaaaaaaaatatctttatgacCTCGCCTCGACTTGATTGACGATTggcataaaaatatcacaaataaagATTCTGCTtgtcgaaaataaaatataatacttttaaaaataatatcattttattgctAATTTATTAACGATTCATAAATATCACTAAACGAACTGCCTGCTTTTTAACTTTCgtatgattaaatataaatatttgaaaatagcaCCTTTTCACCCTCAtatcgatattattatatttttcagcctcctaatattattaaattctgatTCTAGAACTTTTGTTtgtctaaattttttatcaatttgttaaGGATGCAGAATGAATGGAGAATTGCCACCGATATGGAAGTTGAAATTTCATGGAAAATCATTAAAGGTCATAAAGAAAAGgtcaaaatgtaaaaatgaaattatcttGCATCCaaacaaataacttttcttaatattttaatgtataaccATGTTATATGACTTTTCTTTTGCAAAGCGTCTTAAagttataaacttattttctataaaacgtAATTCAGTTTGTTCAATTACATGTTTGATTAGTATCTTATGTACAAATACATGCTAGTATATAATAtccttattaaataactataatactAGGTATTAGTGTgaaatgcaatattttatgtatttcaaacatagatactatataaattaaaaaattattgaaggattatcaaaaatgttcataacaagtaaataaaattacatataataataatagttaacaaaggaaattttaattaaataaatatcttctcTAAGGACACTACATTATTAGTTTTAGATAGGGTAGGCAGAATGTCATTTGATTCAAAATGAAACATCACCACCACACAGATCGGTACTTACTGTTGTAATTTTACTgattcgtaaatatttttttattacatattttcaattaatcacTTAAAATGAAATAGCGAAAGACATGTTTCAAATACAAACCGGCAAATATAATGTCAGTATACAAACAACTATGAATTTTGTTGAATTCCTTATTTGAACTGGTTGAATTCTAAAATGAATTAGGTTGTTCTAACTAGTGCCAATCAAATCATAACCATGCATAAACTTATACGTGCACATACAAATATTGTCTGTAAACAAAACAAGTATCGCTGTGACATTTCAATGTATGGAGATTAGCTATGAGCAGTACTGTTTTTGATCTCATTCGCTGGAAGGCGCCGCTAGTTGTGGCCGATGTTGATTTTCTTATGATAAATGGCACTGTAACAAAATCGTAAATCGACTAATGAGTGAGTTAAAGtctttaatgtgtaataaatagcTATTTATTGTGTAAGGCATACGGTACTTTTTACTTCTTGCTCTAAGGACTGCAAGCCTCGGTTTTCTAGTAAACAAACTAAGGGATAGTAATAACGACTATGATTGTGGATTTAAATGACACGAGCATTTCAGCGCAACAAAGTCTATGTTTAAGGAATCAAAACGAAATTCCATCCACTTTACTATTGACCCTTTatagacaaataattaatttacaattgcATAAATTTTGTCAGTGTTAGAAGGTAGGTAACATTTTAAGGTGCGCTTGCCAATTTTTATCGTGGAAAAATTCCTTGGAGATGTTACCTACATCTAAACAAAGATCCAGTTCGTTTAGAATAATTCGAATCGAATTACAAAAAACCGATGATAGTGATGCGTAATAAAGTATAGATAAAAACTCTGAAATATTTCTTCTACTAACGTCTTGCGTaactaatatagaaaaaaaagactGATTTCAGCTCTAAGAGGTGGAAGCCGTTATAAGACTTTTCTATTAAAGAGAACATATTACAGCTTGGTCATTCACTATGATATTCGGATATTAGGAATACATGAGAGGTTCCATAACATTAGGGAATTTCACCATATAATTCCAAATAATTCTTCCACGCATACGGACGATAAAACAGTATTCCTCTGTCCTCATGCGCACAACCAAGGACTGGAATGGTTAGTTTGCATCAGTGTTTTTTGGCACGTTCGGTATGTATATCTTCAGAAAATAATCTCGGTATTCGATTTTTAATGTGATACGTTTACCACCCTaggaatgtttttaatttaccatTACGTGATACAACAGGCAAGGACTATCTAGAATATAGatgtaactaaaaaaatgCCACGTTCTATTTTTTGGaagaataagattttaaattaaatttgttcagTTGTTCCATTGATTCAAAACATGCTGTTACCTAAGGTTACCGGACAGtcaattcttataaaacataGACAGGCTATAGTTACATCTAAATTTGTATTGGGGTCAAGGTTTTGAATTTACCAACAAAACACACTACTACATTTCTCTTATCacttgattaaattttatataaaaatagtgtcATAGAATCATCATTTTGAATTATTCGCAAAATattacagtatatatatatttcaaaatgtagacattaaataaataagatcttTATGATTCAACGTAATAATTTCCAAAATTTTTTCGTTACATCACAAATGTATACGTTAGATATTTACCTTATTACCTTATAAaaagcaaattattatataatgaattgcttattacttttactctaatatatttaataagctaaaaaaaattgtggctCCGAATCTGCACCTGCAAACCATAAGTGATTCTAAACGCAGTAACTAATGTCATATTAATTTCTGTGTCGAATGTCAAAGTAAAGCGTAACCAGGGGTTATTGTGAcccaaattaataataattctaattcCTCAGTTTTGACGcaaatattagataaaatcGGGGAGGCAATTCCATGACCGAAGTTAATTGGAAGTGGGGTTAGACATCTgtcaagaattatatttattattattattattaaacataaatcttttaatgtttttacttttttatttcattcaagtaaaattgcaaaataaatgaataataaatgtaaataattttgttttgctgATAACTTCAAAACGTAGCAAACAGATACCTTTTCGCTCATAGCTGGATCTTGCGTAcaatgcaaatataaaaaaggttttaatgaaGCTCCTGTAGTAGCCTATGATTCGGTTGAAtcttttatctaaatatatcaaaataatccGAAATCACAACAATAAAAGATAGTTGAAAACCTATTTCAATTCATTATTTGACGTTTTGCTTTGAATCACAgagaaaaaattatctatttcaataaatggcGTATTGACAAGCgggaattatataatatctaagTGACATAGGGGTTATAATCTGagtcaaattataagatttaagGAATCATGTCATCGAATTACACGCTTCAATTACGAATGGGGATGTGATATTAAAACGGGGGATGTCGCACGTGTTGGGGAGGCGCgaaatatgttttgatatGATAACTAACTGATCCCCATTGTTGTACAATtggctttaaaataatattaaaatgactgttttaaaaatgtcaaaacaaatttaatccAACTTCCGCCTGCgctaatacttttattaatgtaaggGCGATCCatcaattagtttttatatagaaaaactaaTGCATTCAAacgattatattgaaataatgataGAGGCaaaatgttcaaattaaatttgaagcGATTTAATCTACGAACTAActgacaaaatttaaatgatgtaaataaaatgaggATAAATCTcacaaaatcaattttatctttaagatattaaacatatttcatttaatcgaTTAATTTTATCGATGTTCTCGTTTAACATTACCGGGTTATCAATAATGTATGGATAAAGTtaccataaaaatttatttactcataAGGATACTTATTGACAAATAAATGCAGTGATGGGTGCTGCGTACTAAGAACACATGAACAGAGTGACTTCGCC from the Danaus plexippus chromosome 18 unlocalized genomic scaffold, MEX_DaPlex mxdp_35, whole genome shotgun sequence genome contains:
- the LOC116773339 gene encoding protein Fer3, coding for MSYGSETPHVWNSSSGSEVSPYGSLWDAPPASVPYPEILAFPPADLVWSAAGCGRSSARSTPGKKPRRRVASVAQRRAANIRERRRMFNLNEAFDKLRRKVPTFAYEKRLSRIETLRLAITYISFMCELLHGSPQPHHASLHSRHVFETDVPWCA